CAGGTTTAGTAATAGATATAAAAAAAGGTATTTAGTGAAAGAATTCTTGAATAAAAAAGTTTTACTATCTCCTTGTTCTCCTTTAACACTTGCTTTAAAACAATATTTAGTTGAACAAAATATTGAAGTTATAGGATTTATTGATAAAAATAAATCAGATGAGAATATATATAAAATAGATCAGATTGGAAGTATAGAATTTGATAGTATATTAATTCTTAGTCCTAATCATTTTTTTGCCATTTATAATGAATATTTGGAATATTATAAAAAAGATATAATTTATGAAGTTGAATTAAGAGAGAATAAATATAACTTCTCTAATAAAATTACTTCTAAAGAGTATCAATTCAAATACTTACCCAAAAAGTTTGATATAAAAAGAGAGAAATTTGTTTTTATAAGTAAAGGGTTTATTTCTTCTAATAATAAATTCTTTTATTTGTATTGTTTTAGAAATGGAATAGATACTGTAATATTGACTGATAATGTGGAACAATTAGAAGAGTTACAATTAAAAAAATTGCCTTGTGAGTTATTGGAAACAAATGAGGCTGATTATAATATTGCTATAGCGAAATTTATAATTTTTGACCAAGGTAATTATACATATTTACCACCTTTGCATAAAGAACAAAAAACTATTCAGCTATGGCATGGTGTTGGTTTAAAAAAAATGTCAAAAATGGATAATATTACTTATGATTATTTTGTATCAACTTCAAATTGGACAAATGAGACAAATTTTAAAAATATTTTCAGTGCAAAGACTTTCCTAGATACAGGTTATCCTAGAAATGATATTTTAGATAAAGAATATAAAGAAGATGATTTAGATTTATTATTTTGTGATAAAGAGATATATAGATTTGTAAAATCTGATAAAAAGATAGTCTTATATATGCCAACACATAGAGAGAAACAAACTAAGGTACATTTAGACTTTAATACTTTAAATGAGTCATTAAAAGAAATAAATTATTATATGATTGTTAAATTACACCCTTTTGTATTGGAATATTATAAAAATTATGAAGATAATGAATATTCTAATATTCTTTTTCATAATGCTAATGGTGATATTTATCCATTACTAAAACATACTGATATATTGATTAGTGATTATTCATCAATAGTTTATGACTTTTTGTTAGTTGATAAGCCAATTGTATTTTTTAATTATGACATTGATGATTATAATATAAATATGACATTTTTATTCGATTATAATGAGTATTCTCCAGGTATTAAAGTAAAAAATCAAGATGAGCTAATTTTATCATTACTTTCTGTTGAAGATAATTATATAAATCAAAGAAAAAAGATATGTAATAAATTTTTTGCTTTTAAAGGAAATAGTTCCTTAAGATTAATCGAAGAATTAGACTATAAATGAAAAGTAAAGTTTCAAGATATGCTAAAATTAATAGATAATACTAAAGGTAATTAAATATGGTAAAACAAAACAAAACTTCCTCACAAAATGTAGCATTAATAACTGGAATAACAGGACAAGATGGTTCATATCTTGCAGAATTTTTATTAAGTAAGGGCTATGAAATTCATGGAATAGTAAGAAGAGAATCAATTGAAGATGAAGAAAAACTTAATAATATAAAAAATATAAAAGAATCTATATTCTTACATGAGGGTAGTTTAAGTGATCATTTGACAATTTATAAGATATTTTCAAAAATTTTGCCTGATGAGTGTTATCATCTTTCTGCATCAAGTTTTGTAAATTATTCATTCAATGATGAATTTGAAACTATGAGTAATAATTTTAACTCTACACATTATTTATTATCAACAATAAGAGAAGTAAAAAAAGACTGTAAGTTCTATTTTGCAGGTAGTAGTGAAATGTTTGGTGAACCAAATTGTTCACCTCAAGATGAAGAAACGCCTTTTAATCCAAAAAGTATATATGGTATATCGAAAGTATCTAGCCATTATTTACTAAAAAA
This region of Arcobacter sp. F2176 genomic DNA includes:
- a CDS encoding CDP-glycerol glycerophosphotransferase family protein; its protein translation is MKEFLNKKVLLSPCSPLTLALKQYLVEQNIEVIGFIDKNKSDENIYKIDQIGSIEFDSILILSPNHFFAIYNEYLEYYKKDIIYEVELRENKYNFSNKITSKEYQFKYLPKKFDIKREKFVFISKGFISSNNKFFYLYCFRNGIDTVILTDNVEQLEELQLKKLPCELLETNEADYNIAIAKFIIFDQGNYTYLPPLHKEQKTIQLWHGVGLKKMSKMDNITYDYFVSTSNWTNETNFKNIFSAKTFLDTGYPRNDILDKEYKEDDLDLLFCDKEIYRFVKSDKKIVLYMPTHREKQTKVHLDFNTLNESLKEINYYMIVKLHPFVLEYYKNYEDNEYSNILFHNANGDIYPLLKHTDILISDYSSIVYDFLLVDKPIVFFNYDIDDYNINMTFLFDYNEYSPGIKVKNQDELILSLLSVEDNYINQRKKICNKFFAFKGNSSLRLIEELDYK
- a CDS encoding GDP-mannose 4,6-dehydratase, with amino-acid sequence MVKQNKTSSQNVALITGITGQDGSYLAEFLLSKGYEIHGIVRRESIEDEEKLNNIKNIKESIFLHEGSLSDHLTIYKIFSKILPDECYHLSASSFVNYSFNDEFETMSNNFNSTHYLLSTIREVKKDCKFYFAGSSEMFGEPNCSPQDEETPFNPKSIYGISKVSSHYLLKNYREKENIFACTGIMYNHESPRRGNHFVTKKIISSAVKIKLGIQDKLYLGNLDARRDWGYAPDYVKAMWMMLQAPKADDYIVASGKLNTVRDFLEETFSYLELNYKDYVLVDPKFFRASEHNPLCGNTDKINKTIGWTNEVSLKEIIKNMIDIEMKKYNNS